The genomic interval TTTTATCCAAGCAAAAATTTAGGTGCATGTGGTGATGGTGGAATGATTATATTGAATGACATCAATGTTGCCCATGAAGTAAGAAAATTAAGAAATCACGGCTCAAAAGGTGGATACAGACATGAGTGTCTTGGATATAATAGCAGGCTTGATGAGATACAAGCAGGAATACTCCTTGTGAAATTAAAAAGGATTGATGCATACAACACCAAAAGGAGAGAAAATGCTATTTTATACAATAGCCTTCTTTCTGATATAGTTACTTGCCCTGTGGAAAAAGATAGTGCTTATCATGTATATCATCAATACACTATACGAAGCAATAAGAGGGATATTATTCAGCAATGTCTGAAGGAGCATGGTATTTCATCTGTTATTTATTATCCCTTGCCTCTACATTTACAGGATGCCCTTAGATATTTAGGATACAAAGAAGGAGACCTCCCTATAACAGAACAAGTATCAAAGGAGGTTTTATCTCTACCCATTTATCCAGAATTAACTGAAGAAGATATTCGTCTTACTTCTGAAGTGATACACAAATGCTTAGAAACGATACATGACGCATGACGCTCAACGCACAAAGGATAATGATAGTGTCAGGAGAGAGTTCAGGAGAACTTTATGGCGCTATGCTTGCAAAGGCACTGAA from Dissulfurispira thermophila carries:
- a CDS encoding DegT/DnrJ/EryC1/StrS family aminotransferase, yielding MKPMIDLKKQYMEIKDEVLLMVNEVLESSQYILGKRVAELEDHIKKYHGVQDAIAVASGTDALHLSLRALGIGEGDEVITTAFTFFATVEAIMYTGAKPVFVDIEPETYNIDVSLIEKKVTERTKAIIPVHIFGHPVDMEGIMDIAQKYSLKVIEDCAQSFGASFNGKKAGSFGDAGCFSFYPSKNLGACGDGGMIILNDINVAHEVRKLRNHGSKGGYRHECLGYNSRLDEIQAGILLVKLKRIDAYNTKRRENAILYNSLLSDIVTCPVEKDSAYHVYHQYTIRSNKRDIIQQCLKEHGISSVIYYPLPLHLQDALRYLGYKEGDLPITEQVSKEVLSLPIYPELTEEDIRLTSEVIHKCLETIHDA